Within Palaemon carinicauda isolate YSFRI2023 chromosome 14, ASM3689809v2, whole genome shotgun sequence, the genomic segment GAATCCATGATGGGCTCCTCCTGGGTCATGCCATCCCCGGTACCCAAGCCATATGCCCTCCCTTCCTTCGCCATTTTTCGTCTTATTCTCAAACCAAAAATAACGAAATGGGTGAAAAGAGATGGTAACGTTGGAAGCTCACATCTCGTTCTTCCGTCTCTGAAGGTGGGAGGGAATCGTGATTCGCAGCTGGTTCCATCAATAGTTTCTATTTCGGTTACTTGTGTATCGTTTTGTGAGTGTATGTTTTAGAATTTACGAGGAGACCTTAATtgaatgaaaattaagataaattacAGGAAATCTAACGTAGAGCCAACGGCGTTGCACTGTAGGCCTGCATTGTATTAATTTAAAATTTGAGTCAAATTTGTATGCGATTAAATATCATTTAAGAACACATATGTCATGTAAGTATAGTGGTAGTTCAGAAATTGTCATCATAATAAGAAAAATCTTCTTTTGGATATTATTTTGGTGTTgttcaaagaaaaaaatgaaatacctTAGCCTaaggaattaagagagagagagagagagagagagagagagagagagagagagagagagagagagagagagagagagagagagagagagagagatcaaattacgTCTAGAAATCTTTATctgttatttttacatttattacaataattgaaatttatattttgttaGTATATGCAAAATACCATTAACATGGTCTTACTAAATACACAGAAATTATGTTAAAATTAGTAATATTTAACCGTTTTTTCTCCAGCTTCTGCAAACATGGCCTACGTACGCTCAAGAGTGGTGTTAGGTATCATGATATCGTCAATAATCGTACATATTTGTGGCGGAGATTCTGTTGAGTTACAGGTGTGTTGGATTGTCCatgcagtatttattattattattattattattattattattattattattattattattattattattattattattattattattattattattaaagtttgagTGAAGATAATGGCTGCTTCAGTGACGTTAATTTTATAAGAAATCTTTTATAAAATTAACGCCAATGAGGGAGCATTATATCCAACCAAACTTTAGTAAAAGAAGGTCCCAaccgaatttattattattattattattattattattattattattattattattattattattattattattatctatatatactttgtatatatagataataataacttgtatgttgatggagtggtgagagaggtgaatgcttgagtgcttggacgaggattaaaactggtagacgagaataatcatgaatgggaggtaaatcagttgttgtttgcggatgatactgtactggtagcagacacagaagagaagcttgaccgactagtgacagaatttggaagggtgtgtgagagaaggaagttgagagttaatgtgggtaagagtaaggttatgagatgtacgagaagggaaggtggtgcaaggttgaatgtcatgttgaatggagagttacttgaggaggtggatcaatttaagtacttggggtctgttgttgcagcaaatggtggagtggaagcagatgtacgtcagagagtcaatgaaggttgcaaagtgttgggggcagttaagggagtagtaaaaaatagagggttgggcatgaatgtaaagagagttctatatgagaaagtgattgtaccaactgtgatgtatggatcggagttgtggggaatgaaagtgatggagagacagaaattgaatgtgtttgagatgaagtgtctgaggagtatggctggtgtatctcgagtagatagggtcaggaacgaggtggtgagggtgagaacgggtgtaagaaatgagttagcggctagagtggatatgaatgtgttgaggtggtttggccatgttgagaaaatggagaatggctgtctgctaaagaaggtgatgaatgcaagagttgatgggagaagtacaagaggaaggccaaggtttgggtggatggatggtgtgaagaaagctctgggtgataggaggatagatgtgagagaggcaagagagcgtgctagaaataggaatgaatggcgagcgattgtgacgcagttccggtaggccctgctgcttcctccggtgccttagatgaccgcggaggtagcagcagtaggggactcagcagtatgaagcttcatctgtggtggaaatgtgggaggttgggctgtggcaccctagcagtaccagctgaactcggctgagtccctggttaggctggaggaacatagagagtagaggtccccttttttgttttgttttttgttgatgtcggctaccccccaaaattgggggaagtgcctttggtatatggatggatatatactttgtataatttacatataaggGATTTATATGCATTCATATCAAAAGAACGTGGCCAGTAAAGATTATCAATTACAACCAATAACCTTAAATGAGGTAAAAACAGATTTCTACATGTCGAAGTCATTTAATTTGTCTTTAAAGGATTTTAAAGAGGGTTTGTTTTTCAGTAGCCATCGACCGAGGAAGTTCGTGCAAACCCATTTTACCTAAAGAATGAACATCTTAGAGGACGCCCGCTGTTCTTCACTCTTCCCCACCAGGATTTGGTTAGCATAGTTGCTTGTAATTAGTAATGACCAATGTTTGGATTTGCAGATATCTATTGATACATTATTGGGTTTCTAACTTTTAGCTCATGGGTCTAATTTAATTTtgtatcatataaatacatatatatctttaaattaaaGCTTATAATTCTTCCATGCTTTAAACAGGATAGACAAGATTTCGTCCTGTCGAACCGGCTTCGTCGAAGCGGAAAAGCTCAAGAAGAAAATATCGGACGGAACAACGAGAACAAAATGGTTAAAGGAGGCACATTACTGCGCCCTGAAAATCGTTCACTACCCACTGGTGTAACAAAAAATACAACATTCGTTCATCCTGTCAGAAGGATTATCAATGACAGGTTTATCGGCGACACCATAATTAGACAGCCTAGACCTACGATGAGAAGTCGCGTAACGAATGATCGGACAATTTTGCATTCCCAGGCAATGCAATTGCCCCACTATGCTTTCCAGTATCCTTCATTCAGAGACGACCGGTCACGGCTTAGTCCAAAGACGAATTCTTTTACGAGGGAAACAAGCCATTCTCAGTATTCAACTCTACCCAAACTTGTATTCAGCAATCCTCAATACTGGCGTTATTTAGGTACGGACAAACTCTCCCAATACAATGAACATAAAACCCAAACTCATTTTACAGACAGCTTTCACCGAAGAAGTCCCAGAATATATTCAAGGACTGCCAGCTTAGCTCATCAACACCAGTTACAACCATTTAGTGACGTTAAAGAAGAATACGACCAGAAGCCACCTTCAAAATCAGCTGTTTATGCACCTTCAAGTTATCAACATGTTCAGAGCAGAGAAGGAACTGTCCTTTCTAAGGTAGCCTATACTCTTTATTTCTTTCATCATTCtttctaatattttaaaaatttgattCCATAGTgacaagagtaaaaaaaaacaaggtgCGCTTATAATACTGTAATTgtaataatcatttatatatatatatatatatatatatatatatatatatatatatatatacgcatatatatacatatatatatatatatatatatatatatatatatatatatatatatatatatacaaccctatctgggtggggataccttaacctggtgaaagggtttgcgtatcgccatgatcagcaaagctttactagtcagggcgacccatactaggttggtttattgtgagcgatcaaacaaaagtcgcccaccatcatcaatccacactgaGCAACGTGATGATGGAAACTGACCAAATACCAGACGTAAATAAAGAGCCCTTTGTCCTGtaagtagactagaaacagctgcatttgttgttgttgttatatatatatatatatatatatatatatatatatatatatatatatatatactgtatatatgtatgtatgtttatatataaatatatatacatatatatatgaatatatatatatatatatatatatatatatatatatatatatatatatatatatgtgtgtgtgtgtgtgtatgtgtgtgtgtgtttgtgtgtattaatcTCCTATACATGTTATAGAGAAAGTGTCTGtagtcctatctatctatctatctatctatctatctatatatatatatatatatatatatatatatatatatatgtgtgtgtgtgtgtgtgtatatatgtgtgtgtgtgtgtgtgatgcgtttgtgtatgtatgtgaatgcgtgtgtgtatacagtatatatatatatatatatatatatatatatatatatatatatatatatatatatatatatatatatatatatatatatatatataggcctatatatgtgtgtgtgtgtgtgtgtgtgtgtgtgtgtgtgtatgtaaggggCGGTCATTAAAGATATCTCCTCACCCATTTCCAACAGACATAGCCAGACAAAACTTCAAAACTTAGGACAGTTATTAGTCTTTCTCTTCATAGGCACCACCCATGGTTATGAATTTTCCCATTGATTTATGCAACTCTGGAGACCTTTTTGTAAAATTTGGTAGGATAAGCCTCAAACCATGACTCCACCTTATAAATCAGTGTTTCATCTAGAAAACGTGTTCCTTTCAAAAATGAGTTCATGGTTGGAAAGAGGTAAAAGTCAGATGATGCCAGGTCAGGAGAATAAGGGGGATGTGGAAGAATTTTATAGGCACAAGAGTGCGCTTCTGCCTGGGCGATATGTGAGTTGTGGACTGAAGTATTGTCTTGCAGGAGTCGGACTCCTCTGGTCAGCATGCCGCACCTTTTTACTTTGATGAATTCTTGCAATTTACGCAGTAGGGAAGCATAGTAAGTCCAAGTAATTGTGGTCCCCTTTGTCAAGAAATCCGTCATGACTACTCTGTGCTGGTCCCAAAATCCTAATCTTTTCTGCACAGGGTTACACTCTTGCCTTCTTTGGGGATGGTGAGTCAAACTGCTTCCACTGCATAGACTGGATTTAGTCTCGGGATCATAGTGATGCACCCATGTTTCATCTTGTGTGATAAGTTTGTCAAAAAAAGGCTTCTTGGGATTGTTGCCACATATATAAAATAGCCTTTGAGCAATTCACTCGTTCCTGCTCCTGAAAAGGAGTAAGGAGTCTTGGAATCCACCTTGCAAACACCTTATGCATATGCAAATGATCCTGAATGATTTATTTCACAGACCCTACACTTATATTCACAATTTGGGCCAACTGGCGCACAGTTATACGGCTGTCTTCCAAAATAGCAGCCTCTACTTGATGGATGGTCTGTTCATCAATGGCAGAATGGGGGTGTCCAGGAATGGGCGCTGATTCGACAGATGTTCAGCCACACTTGAACTGATGATGCCAGTATTTTACATCATATGATGGGGCAACATCTCCATGAACTTGTTTCATTTCATCGAAGGTCTGTATCGGAGTGcaacctttcaaatatagaaacctgatcactgctCAGTACTCAACTGGGTCCAAAGTCACACCTTACTTCAATCTAACACTGTAAAAAAGAAGCAATGCAAGTTCAGTATTGCAAATTGTCGTGTGACCTATACACTAATGTTGTACCAATACACGGGTGAAATTTCAGTAAGATATGATAATCCTAAGTGGTTCAGGGGAAATGTTTAATAATGCCCCTCGTATGTATATCCTGTCGCGCTCAGGGGGAacagaagtagtcataccctggtgaatggGGGTATCCAAGAGGTAGGCTACACTCTGAAACCAAAATCCCATAAACTGTCGAACCAGCGGGCTGTAGTTGGGAAAGAGGGAAATTGGAAtgcttgaatctgtgtgtacatatttatatatttgtacgatatgtatatatatatatatatatatatatatatatatatatatgtgtgtgtgtgtgtgtgtatatatatatatatatatatatatatataagtataaggtagatatttatttctaattgaacaccatatcgtgttgatattcatccatatatatatatatatatatatatatatatatatatatatatatatatatatatatgtgtgtgtgtgtgtgtgtgtgtataaatatatatatatatatatatatatatatatatatatatatatatatatcataatatggaTTTCTGAAAAAAACAAATGCTTTCTAAAAATATGAATATTGTAATATTTCTGGGATTGGCTAATCCGCTGTATTTCTAGATTCTGTCACCATAACCTAGTCACTGATGCAACCTCTCTTCCCTCAGGTACAGCAACCGTCAATTTTGGAACTCATGGGGGCCGGCGCAGCCTCGGCCGTCACAGCATTGCTGGTCAACGCCGGAGCTTCTTTCATTTCGGATCGAACGGGGTTGGCGCTTCGAAGGCGCAGAAGCACCGAAAACAGCTTCGCAAAGACAGATTTCATGGTGGGTACCAACTGATTTGCGTATACACGATCACCAGTAACGAGGTTAtttgtgctttctctctctctctctctctctctctctctctctctctctctctctctctctctcacacacacacacacacacacacacacacacacacatatatatatatatatatatatatatatatatatatatatatatatatatatatatatatatatatatatataaaacatcatcataAGCCGTTACAAGTCCAATGCATAACaatggccttagacatgtccttccacttgcgtctgtttatggtctttctgtgacattCCACACCCGaaaacgttcttag encodes:
- the LOC137653086 gene encoding uncharacterized protein, with the protein product MVKGGTLLRPENRSLPTGVTKNTTFVHPVRRIINDRFIGDTIIRQPRPTMRSRVTNDRTILHSQAMQLPHYAFQYPSFRDDRSRLSPKTNSFTRETSHSQYSTLPKLVFSNPQYWRYLGTDKLSQYNEHKTQTHFTDSFHRRSPRIYSRTASLAHQHQLQPFSDVKEEYDQKPPSKSAVYAPSSYQHVQSREGTVLSKVQQPSILELMGAGAASAVTALLVNAGASFISDRTGLALRRRRSTENSFAKTDFMVEEAIKLWAAVENKDSCRSWSWCRLGRLVGGFEGGPSVALLAKYIFGSRWKEEVDLIMSGAFTSECSGWKCGSDEDP